A stretch of the Crocinitomicaceae bacterium genome encodes the following:
- a CDS encoding helix-turn-helix transcriptional regulator, with the protein MTKKKNENEKHKSWSDIKDNVYGKKGTERRDQLDRDTETFKIGLLLRESREKRNLTQQDLAELVDKKRTYISRVENDGSNITLRTLFDIVEKGLGGKVKIVIDL; encoded by the coding sequence ATTACCAAGAAAAAAAACGAAAATGAAAAACACAAAAGTTGGAGCGACATAAAAGACAACGTATACGGAAAAAAGGGTACTGAGAGAAGGGATCAACTTGATCGTGATACCGAAACATTTAAAATCGGACTTCTCTTGCGCGAATCTCGTGAAAAGAGAAATTTAACTCAACAAGATTTAGCCGAACTCGTTGACAAAAAACGAACTTATATTTCACGCGTTGAAAACGACGGAAGCAATATTACTTTGAGAACATTATTTGATATTGTTGAAAAAGGACTTGGTGGTAAAGTCAAAATCGTAATTGACTTGTAA
- a CDS encoding antitoxin VbhA family protein: MFNTIEIDRSNLTIMGVKFSDLKTLEGTANALGSNMFEGFKPTPKGIEIIRDYVTGKISLAEFVAYAKQKAYV, encoded by the coding sequence ATGTTCAACACGATAGAAATAGACCGAAGCAATCTGACAATAATGGGTGTTAAGTTTTCAGACTTGAAAACATTAGAAGGTACTGCAAACGCTTTGGGGAGTAATATGTTTGAAGGATTTAAACCTACGCCCAAAGGCATTGAAATTATTAGGGACTATGTAACGGGAAAAATATCCCTAGCAGAATTTGTTGCATACGCCAAACAAAAAGCCTATGTCTAA
- the trxA gene encoding thioredoxin, which translates to MSKFRDLIQSQKLVLADFSASWCGPCQTMAPILKDVSSRVGSRARIVKIDVDNNQALAAKLNVRSVPTLILYKNGEPIWRQSGVLPADQLVKLIEGYDG; encoded by the coding sequence ATGAGCAAGTTTAGAGACCTCATACAATCACAAAAATTGGTTTTGGCAGATTTTTCTGCATCATGGTGTGGACCATGTCAAACCATGGCGCCTATTTTAAAAGATGTTTCATCACGTGTTGGTTCAAGAGCCAGAATTGTGAAAATTGATGTAGACAATAATCAGGCACTGGCAGCAAAATTAAATGTACGTTCAGTGCCCACATTGATTTTGTATAAAAATGGTGAACCTATTTGGAGACAATCGGGCGTGTTGCCGGCTGATCAGTTGGTGAAGTTGATTGAGGGGTATGATGGGTGA
- a CDS encoding sulfatase-like hydrolase/transferase, which produces MKQQLLFPLRLFIIWLLIFTFQRILFVFHFYGELEGHYADLFILPWHALRLDASGISYLIGLPFLISLFAFFPKTEKGIRIINRVIFILMWTLIVISSLIAASEIVSYYEWQTKLSSKIWIHFTTPSEIFRTSSGSYTYWFILYFVLELVFAWFIYVKLFRKNYLGVIDLSITKKIGTGLIYFFIGTSLIGLGVRGGVQEIPVSATDAYYSQSRLVNDISVNPVWNFIHMSYAYLKVDLEEYYDNLPVDEAEKLRDEVYATAPADSVNYIFTTDRPNIILITFEGWSAQMIEPLGGEKGITPHFNQLCTEGVLFSQIYATGGTSEVGHAAIMSGYPTLAGISISTESAKCRKLPSLNQVLEAEGYRTFYTFGGSLSYGNIGGYLSDVGFDRLVDENDLNLQPKGKLGIHDEAMFPYFLSEIQQAKRPYFYGMFSQSTHAPYDMPCDPFEGYDGDGYVTSMHYADEHLHKFIEEIKKLPDYENTLVIMISDHGKTNIINADTYDEKYFHIPLLLWGGAIKPECQGMVIDKIGSQADLAKTLLNQLKLNSEDFHWSKDLMNPNSPEWALCTSTLSYGWKDSSGYTVYQMINEHLLKSAYADEQKTDLVLKKCRAVLECMFREFKEL; this is translated from the coding sequence ATGAAACAACAACTATTATTTCCTTTAAGACTCTTCATTATTTGGTTGTTGATTTTTACTTTTCAGCGTATCTTATTTGTATTTCATTTTTATGGTGAGTTGGAAGGTCATTACGCTGATTTGTTTATTTTGCCCTGGCATGCCTTGAGACTTGATGCTTCAGGTATCAGCTACTTGATTGGTCTTCCGTTTTTGATTTCGTTGTTTGCTTTTTTTCCTAAAACTGAGAAAGGAATTCGCATCATTAACCGGGTGATATTTATTTTGATGTGGACTCTCATCGTAATTTCATCATTAATTGCAGCCAGTGAAATTGTGAGTTATTACGAATGGCAAACCAAATTGTCTTCCAAAATTTGGATTCATTTTACTACACCTTCTGAAATTTTCCGCACCTCATCAGGCTCATACACCTACTGGTTCATTTTGTATTTTGTACTTGAATTGGTTTTTGCTTGGTTTATTTACGTGAAATTATTCCGCAAAAATTATCTGGGCGTAATTGATTTGAGCATTACAAAAAAGATTGGAACCGGTTTGATTTATTTTTTCATTGGCACTTCACTCATTGGTTTGGGTGTGCGCGGGGGCGTGCAGGAAATTCCGGTCAGCGCTACAGATGCGTACTATTCTCAATCAAGATTAGTGAATGATATTTCAGTAAATCCGGTATGGAATTTTATACACATGTCATACGCGTATCTGAAAGTTGATTTGGAAGAATACTACGATAATTTACCGGTTGATGAAGCAGAAAAATTACGTGATGAAGTGTATGCAACCGCACCGGCTGATTCAGTCAACTATATTTTCACAACAGATCGCCCAAACATCATACTCATTACGTTTGAAGGTTGGTCAGCACAAATGATAGAACCCTTGGGAGGTGAAAAAGGAATTACGCCACACTTTAATCAATTATGTACTGAAGGTGTTTTGTTTTCCCAGATCTATGCAACCGGCGGAACATCAGAAGTTGGGCACGCGGCTATTATGAGTGGTTATCCTACACTTGCTGGAATTTCCATTTCAACTGAATCTGCTAAATGCAGAAAATTACCCAGCCTTAACCAGGTTTTAGAAGCTGAAGGATATAGAACGTTTTATACTTTTGGCGGTTCTCTTTCGTATGGAAATATTGGTGGATATTTATCTGATGTAGGCTTTGATCGTTTGGTTGATGAAAATGATTTGAACTTGCAACCCAAGGGAAAATTAGGCATTCATGATGAAGCCATGTTCCCGTATTTTTTATCTGAAATTCAACAAGCCAAACGACCGTATTTTTATGGTATGTTCTCTCAAAGTACGCATGCGCCTTATGACATGCCTTGTGATCCATTTGAAGGATATGATGGTGATGGTTATGTAACCAGCATGCATTACGCTGACGAACATCTGCATAAATTTATTGAAGAGATTAAAAAATTACCTGACTATGAAAATACGCTTGTTATTATGATTTCAGATCATGGCAAAACCAATATCATTAATGCAGACACGTATGACGAAAAATATTTTCATATTCCATTACTTCTCTGGGGAGGCGCAATAAAACCTGAATGTCAGGGAATGGTGATTGATAAAATTGGATCACAAGCAGATCTTGCTAAAACATTATTAAATCAACTCAAATTAAACAGTGAAGATTTTCATTGGAGTAAAGATTTGATGAATCCAAATTCACCTGAATGGGCGCTGTGCACATCCACTTTATCTTATGGGTGGAAAGATTCATCAGGATATACCGTGTATCAGATGATTAATGAGCATTTGCTTAAAAGCGCATACGCCGATGAGCAAAAAACCGACCTTGTTCTAAAAAAATGTCGTGCCGTGCTAGAGTGCATGTTCAGGGAGTTTAAAGAACTCTAG
- a CDS encoding T9SS type A sorting domain-containing protein, giving the protein MKKVLLIASAMLISFMSTAQIICYVEAPSPNEGNYDFTYAEGTSWAVPDMTNPANAVSGIMEFVDDGTSADSLSCNPAVNNLTGKVAVCYRGSCEFGLKALNAQNQGAIAVIIINNAAGAPVAMGGGAEGLNVTIPVIMISNTDGALLRPEILAENTTVFIGSKNGLYGDDLGFTDADLLRAESFSNVQLLCQDNTEFEIEIGTWVRNYGSNDQTGITLNCMIDLGASNVYDETSAPFDLLSGDSVFVSLPTFSQTSYANGYYDMVYTVDMTPLDESTYDNQREADFMINDSLWSYGQVNDVTLQPVNTQNLFNGSTTSLETCLAFQDPNASRLFARGMTFSAGTSQNPTATSIDGEFVEITVYEWTDVFADINDVALDLNNITISDITSAEYIYTANLQGENVYVEFEEYIPLEDNMRYLFCLNLYSPAIYPGYDSDLDYNWNFETYLQPINMVRIDGGQWYPAGYGTDLSPAVTINFQDVNTIGLVELPQNDLTAYPNPANQVVNIPLGQCEGNISVAVVDITGKIVSTQNITMNNAMLTIDVTSLPTGMYTLKLTMEDGSSKDVQIVVNR; this is encoded by the coding sequence ATGAAAAAAGTTTTACTAATTGCAAGTGCAATGCTCATCTCCTTTATGAGTACTGCGCAGATTATTTGCTATGTGGAGGCTCCATCTCCAAATGAAGGCAACTATGACTTCACTTATGCTGAAGGAACTTCCTGGGCAGTGCCTGATATGACCAACCCTGCCAACGCAGTTTCAGGTATAATGGAATTTGTAGATGATGGTACCTCTGCTGATTCATTGAGCTGCAACCCTGCAGTTAATAACCTCACCGGAAAGGTAGCAGTATGTTACCGTGGAAGCTGTGAGTTTGGTTTAAAAGCACTCAACGCGCAAAACCAAGGTGCCATTGCGGTGATCATTATCAATAATGCCGCCGGTGCTCCGGTTGCAATGGGTGGTGGTGCTGAAGGTCTCAATGTAACCATTCCGGTTATCATGATTTCTAATACTGACGGTGCTTTATTACGTCCTGAAATTTTAGCTGAAAACACTACCGTTTTCATCGGTTCAAAAAATGGACTTTATGGTGATGACTTAGGATTTACTGATGCTGATTTGTTGCGTGCTGAAAGTTTCTCTAACGTACAATTGCTTTGTCAAGATAACACCGAGTTTGAAATTGAAATTGGTACTTGGGTAAGAAACTATGGTAGCAATGATCAAACAGGCATTACCTTAAATTGTATGATTGATTTGGGTGCTTCAAATGTGTATGATGAAACTTCAGCTCCATTTGATTTGCTTTCTGGTGATTCAGTTTTTGTTTCACTTCCAACTTTCTCTCAAACTTCGTATGCAAACGGATATTATGACATGGTTTACACTGTTGACATGACTCCATTAGATGAATCAACCTATGATAACCAACGTGAAGCTGATTTTATGATCAATGATTCACTTTGGTCGTATGGTCAGGTTAATGATGTAACATTACAACCGGTAAACACACAAAACTTGTTTAATGGTTCTACTACTTCACTTGAAACGTGTCTTGCTTTTCAAGATCCAAATGCAAGCAGATTATTTGCAAGAGGGATGACTTTCTCAGCCGGTACTTCACAAAATCCAACAGCAACCAGCATAGATGGTGAATTTGTTGAAATCACCGTGTATGAGTGGACTGATGTTTTCGCAGATATCAATGATGTGGCATTAGACTTAAATAATATTACCATCAGCGACATTACCTCAGCTGAATATATTTATACAGCCAACCTGCAAGGTGAAAATGTATATGTAGAATTTGAAGAATATATTCCGCTTGAAGACAATATGCGTTATTTGTTCTGCCTGAATCTTTATTCACCTGCTATTTATCCGGGATACGATTCTGACCTAGATTATAACTGGAACTTTGAAACCTATTTACAACCAATCAACATGGTGCGTATTGATGGTGGTCAATGGTATCCTGCAGGCTACGGCACTGATCTTTCACCTGCTGTAACAATCAATTTTCAAGATGTAAATACCATTGGACTAGTTGAGCTTCCGCAAAATGATTTGACAGCTTATCCAAATCCTGCAAATCAGGTAGTGAACATTCCGCTTGGACAATGTGAAGGAAACATTTCAGTTGCCGTGGTTGACATCACCGGTAAAATTGTTTCAACGCAAAACATTACCATGAACAACGCCATGCTTACTATTGACGTTACATCATTGCCAACAGGTATGTACACCTTAAAACTTACCATGGAAGATGGAAGTTCTAAAGATGTTCAGATTGTTGTGAATCGCTAA
- a CDS encoding acyl transferase, with translation MKSDDDFNDVALQIFRFQLAANPVYKEYVERIHSSVNHIQHYSQIPFLPISFFKTHEVVCAAEVETTFYSSGTTKNNLSRHLVADLELYNQSLLNGFELFFGPVSDYSIFALLPSYHENKNASLLYMVEQLITASGNEGGFFLDDLNTLPNQLAKAKQKNKVMLLGVSYALLDLAEQCQPDLHNILIIETGGMKGRRQELIKSDLHKILKEKFQSQSIGSEYGMTELLSQAWSKGDGVFTCPPWMKILTREYNDPFELIQGKTGGINVIDLANIWSCSFIATQDLGIVNGNQFEIAGRFDDADLRGCNLLVG, from the coding sequence ATTAAATCAGATGATGATTTTAATGATGTTGCCCTGCAAATTTTCAGGTTTCAGTTGGCTGCTAATCCGGTGTATAAAGAATATGTTGAGCGTATTCATTCATCGGTAAATCATATTCAGCATTATTCTCAGATTCCGTTTTTACCCATATCATTTTTTAAAACGCATGAGGTAGTTTGCGCGGCTGAAGTAGAAACCACCTTTTACAGCAGTGGTACAACTAAAAACAATCTGAGCCGCCACCTGGTTGCTGATCTTGAACTGTACAATCAATCATTGCTCAACGGATTTGAACTTTTTTTTGGACCGGTTTCAGATTATTCAATTTTTGCTTTGCTGCCCTCATATCATGAAAATAAAAATGCCTCCTTGCTTTACATGGTTGAACAACTTATCACAGCATCCGGGAATGAAGGCGGATTTTTTCTAGATGATCTGAATACATTACCAAACCAACTGGCAAAAGCAAAACAAAAAAACAAGGTCATGCTACTTGGCGTTTCTTATGCATTGCTTGATTTGGCTGAACAATGTCAGCCTGATTTGCATAACATACTCATCATTGAAACCGGAGGCATGAAAGGGAGGCGACAAGAACTCATCAAATCAGATTTGCATAAAATTCTCAAAGAAAAATTTCAATCTCAAAGTATAGGATCTGAGTATGGTATGACAGAATTATTGTCACAAGCCTGGTCAAAGGGAGATGGAGTTTTCACCTGTCCGCCTTGGATGAAAATACTCACGCGTGAATACAATGATCCTTTTGAATTAATTCAAGGAAAAACCGGAGGTATCAACGTAATTGATCTGGCTAATATCTGGTCATGTTCATTTATTGCTACACAAGATCTTGGTATAGTGAACGGAAATCAATTTGAAATTGCCGGCCGTTTTGATGATGCTGACTTGCGAGGTTGTAATTTGCTGGTGGGGTAA
- a CDS encoding type II toxin-antitoxin system RelE/ParE family toxin, with amino-acid sequence MKKVRHVIAYKNYFEDFLKSHPKKIQDKIYKVIEIIETFERVPNTYLKVLTGTDGLYEARIKLGSNIWRVFCFFDEGKLVILLNGFAKKTEKTPSKEIAKAEKLMSEYYQEKKRK; translated from the coding sequence ATTAAAAAGGTTCGTCACGTTATAGCATATAAGAATTACTTCGAAGACTTCTTAAAGTCGCATCCGAAGAAAATTCAAGACAAAATCTATAAAGTCATTGAAATTATTGAAACCTTTGAGCGTGTTCCGAACACATACTTAAAAGTATTAACAGGAACGGACGGACTGTATGAAGCAAGAATTAAATTAGGTTCAAATATTTGGCGAGTATTTTGCTTTTTTGACGAAGGAAAACTTGTGATTCTTTTAAACGGCTTTGCAAAAAAGACGGAAAAAACACCTTCGAAGGAAATTGCAAAAGCTGAAAAATTAATGAGTGAATATTACCAAGAAAAAAAACGAAAATGA
- a CDS encoding VCBS repeat-containing protein produces the protein MRMKKFNSIVLLLIIFINSQAQSNQPLFELLSPKKTKVDFQNSVIENDSLNYFYFDNLYNGAGVATGDINNDGLADIYFTSNLGYDQLYINLGNMKFKNITKKAFPQQDHSGWHTAVSFADVNADGWLDIYVCKHGLGQTEKVNFRNLLYINNRDNTFTEKAKEYGIDDPGRSMDADFLDYDMDGDLDLFVTNHRENLSIMDIYNKIPYTELFHSNRLYRNDGDKFTEVTKASGLLSFGFCLASSVGDLNNDGWPDIYVASDYDTPDFMFINQQNGKFKNEVRDRVRHTSQYSMGIDIADFNNDLAADLFVLDMSNKDYAKSKTNMGAMNVATFWDNVAKGYHHQYMYNMLQLNLGTGYFSEIAQLSGIASTDWSWAPLVADFDQDGWKDLFVTNGYLREVRNKDFTSTLKDYMATKPNPFNCMDMLSKIPQSHEINYAYKNKGDLTFQDVSTEWGITMGSNSHGAAYADLDNDGDLDLVITAINEPVQILENKLNENKYLKISLKGSVNNPFAYGAKVIVHTDQSNLMQELYPSRGYASSCEPVLIFGLGDATEIRSVEIIWNATEQTTLGSLEINSTLLVDYSQSRIETPSPLFNLPSSSKQFSKFSEIPFDDFATEVLLPHKMSELGPFMSAGDIIGDGLSDFYVGGTRDKAGKLYMQTSSGFDEIQQDAFAKDSMFEDAGSVFFDADSDGDQDLYVVSGGNEYKAYSPFYQDRLYLNNGKGIFTRDINALPEINASGQKVVTHDIDKDGDQDLIVLGRQVPGFYLLKPESYILLNDKGKFTNKTKEIAPELQFAGMITDGTFSDFDADGDDDLIIVGEWMKPLCFENQNGKFVQTEKINSCEKLFGWWNCITAVDINSDGIHEYVLGNVGLNNKFHPSAEFPLSARLEDFDKNGTHDLVLTKYFGGVLHPVRGRGCLSDQIPEIKQRFQTYEAFATTPVDQIFNFTTDPEIATEFASGILMWNDGKLDFIPFSNFAQIGPINKIIPLHLNHDPYLDFMAFGNKYEAEIETPRYDGNPGMVFLNDGGTGNFDIYPLEQNGPFVNRNAKDALLVGNLILVSNSSEGVYQLEYFW, from the coding sequence ATGCGTATGAAAAAATTTAATTCCATAGTTCTGCTTTTGATCATCTTCATCAACTCACAAGCTCAATCCAACCAACCACTGTTTGAATTACTCTCACCCAAAAAAACAAAAGTTGATTTTCAAAATTCTGTGATTGAGAATGACAGCCTCAATTATTTTTATTTTGATAATTTATACAATGGTGCAGGGGTAGCAACCGGTGATATCAACAATGATGGTTTAGCAGATATTTATTTTACATCAAACCTGGGATATGATCAGCTTTACATCAACCTGGGCAATATGAAATTTAAAAATATCACCAAAAAAGCATTCCCCCAACAAGATCATTCCGGTTGGCATACCGCAGTTTCTTTTGCAGATGTGAATGCAGATGGTTGGCTTGATATTTATGTTTGTAAACATGGTCTTGGTCAAACAGAAAAAGTGAACTTCAGAAATTTGCTTTACATCAATAACCGCGATAATACCTTTACTGAAAAAGCAAAAGAATACGGCATTGATGATCCCGGACGATCAATGGATGCAGATTTTTTAGATTATGATATGGATGGTGATCTGGATCTTTTTGTAACTAATCATCGTGAAAATCTATCCATCATGGATATCTATAACAAGATTCCCTATACTGAACTCTTTCATTCAAACCGCCTCTATCGAAATGATGGTGATAAGTTCACGGAAGTAACAAAAGCAAGCGGACTGTTGAGTTTTGGTTTTTGTCTTGCTTCATCAGTTGGTGATTTGAATAATGATGGCTGGCCTGATATTTACGTTGCCAGTGATTATGATACGCCTGATTTTATGTTCATCAATCAACAGAATGGAAAATTTAAAAATGAGGTGCGTGATAGAGTAAGACATACTTCACAATACTCCATGGGAATTGACATTGCAGATTTTAATAATGACTTGGCAGCTGATTTATTTGTGTTAGATATGTCAAATAAAGATTACGCCAAATCAAAAACCAATATGGGTGCAATGAATGTTGCAACATTCTGGGACAATGTGGCCAAAGGATATCATCATCAATACATGTACAATATGCTTCAACTTAATTTGGGCACCGGTTATTTTTCAGAAATTGCGCAACTATCAGGTATAGCAAGCACTGATTGGAGCTGGGCTCCATTAGTTGCAGATTTTGATCAAGATGGATGGAAAGATTTATTTGTAACCAACGGTTATTTACGTGAAGTGAGAAATAAAGATTTTACCTCAACACTGAAAGATTACATGGCAACAAAACCCAATCCGTTTAATTGTATGGATATGCTTTCAAAAATTCCGCAATCACATGAAATTAATTACGCGTATAAAAACAAAGGAGATTTGACATTTCAAGATGTATCAACCGAATGGGGTATTACCATGGGTAGCAATTCACACGGTGCGGCTTATGCAGATTTAGACAATGATGGTGATCTTGATCTTGTGATTACGGCAATTAATGAACCGGTGCAAATTTTAGAGAACAAACTCAATGAAAATAAATATCTGAAAATTTCACTTAAAGGATCAGTCAATAATCCTTTCGCATATGGGGCTAAAGTAATTGTTCATACTGATCAATCTAACCTGATGCAAGAACTTTATCCATCGCGCGGCTATGCATCATCATGCGAACCTGTTTTAATTTTTGGGTTGGGTGATGCAACAGAAATAAGAAGTGTAGAAATTATTTGGAATGCAACAGAGCAAACCACACTTGGATCGCTAGAAATAAATTCAACTCTCCTTGTTGATTACTCACAGTCACGCATTGAAACTCCGTCACCACTTTTCAATTTGCCCTCATCATCCAAACAATTCAGCAAGTTTTCTGAAATACCATTTGATGATTTTGCAACAGAAGTTTTGTTGCCGCATAAAATGTCTGAATTGGGTCCTTTTATGTCCGCAGGTGATATTATAGGTGATGGCTTGTCTGATTTTTATGTTGGAGGCACGCGCGATAAGGCAGGTAAATTATACATGCAAACTTCATCAGGTTTTGATGAAATTCAACAAGATGCTTTTGCAAAGGATTCAATGTTTGAAGATGCCGGTTCAGTTTTTTTTGACGCAGACAGTGATGGTGATCAAGACCTCTATGTAGTGAGTGGAGGTAATGAATATAAAGCGTATTCTCCTTTCTATCAAGATCGTTTGTATCTCAATAACGGCAAAGGAATTTTCACACGAGACATCAACGCATTGCCTGAAATAAATGCAAGCGGACAAAAAGTAGTAACCCATGATATTGACAAAGACGGTGATCAGGATTTAATTGTGCTTGGAAGACAAGTGCCGGGATTTTATTTACTCAAACCTGAGTCATATATTTTACTAAATGATAAAGGAAAATTCACTAATAAAACAAAAGAAATTGCACCTGAATTGCAATTTGCCGGTATGATCACGGATGGTACATTTTCAGATTTTGATGCAGATGGTGATGATGATTTAATCATTGTTGGTGAATGGATGAAGCCTTTGTGTTTTGAAAATCAAAACGGAAAATTTGTTCAGACCGAGAAAATAAATTCTTGTGAAAAATTATTTGGATGGTGGAATTGCATCACTGCGGTAGACATAAACAGTGATGGTATACATGAGTATGTGTTGGGTAATGTTGGGTTGAATAATAAATTTCATCCATCTGCTGAATTTCCTCTTTCAGCAAGGTTGGAAGATTTTGATAAAAACGGAACACATGATTTGGTGCTGACAAAATATTTTGGAGGTGTGCTTCATCCTGTGCGAGGACGTGGTTGTTTATCTGATCAGATTCCGGAAATTAAACAACGTTTTCAGACTTACGAAGCATTTGCAACTACGCCTGTTGATCAGATTTTTAATTTTACTACTGATCCTGAAATTGCCACTGAGTTTGCCAGCGGTATTCTCATGTGGAATGATGGTAAACTTGATTTCATTCCGTTCAGCAATTTTGCGCAAATCGGACCTATCAATAAAATTATTCCGCTTCACTTAAACCATGATCCGTATCTTGACTTCATGGCTTTTGGAAATAAATATGAAGCAGAAATTGAAACTCCGAGATATGATGGAAACCCGGGTATGGTTTTTCTCAATGATGGCGGCACAGGTAACTTTGATATTTATCCTTTAGAACAAAACGGGCCTTTCGTAAACAGAAATGCGAAAGATGCCTTGTTGGTTGGAAATCTGATTCTGGTCTCCAATTCAAGTGAAGGTGTTTATCAGTTGGAATATTTCTGGTGA